tgttttcttatCTTTCTATTTTAAAACTTGAAAcgttaaaataaagaaaatgtataaaGGAAACAAATATGCACCTTTCGAAATGTGgaaaattgtatattaagcagtaattgaataaaatataaacatataaatttgtataaaaatagcatattaatagaaaaataatatttaaaaattattattttttgcctttttttatttttcaaaatattaattttccctcaaattttttggaaaatattaatattaatttatatatagatatatttattagcaTTTTGATACATATATTGTGTTAggtattcatataaatttgttatagatattattacataaattaaaataagtacatataatttgaatatttttaaaataattgtattaaaaatttttacatttaacgTCTAGTTTTCCCTTCTATGTTAcacattaattaataaacttTTATCAATTACCCGTTAATATTTCACAAAACGTATGAAATATGTTTCATAAACGTCAtcctattatatataaatatcgttctaatatattttgggTGTGtattatgaatttatagAATGTATTTTGCTACAATTTAATAGGATAATTCTACACTGTTctcattatatatgtaatttgcCCCTGTATCATCTTCTTTTATCCATTCTTCTATTTCCTGTCTAAAACTTTTCTGCCCTATTTGAGCACGAATTTGCCCATTTTTTCTATGTTCTAAAGCAGTTGCATTAACATGAATTACTTGTTTTGGAGCATCTGATTTTCTCCCTAAATTTGAATCTGTTTTCCAATCATTTATGGAATTATCCAAATGTGAttcctcattttttataaaatcttCTGTTTTGCAATCTTCTAATACCATCATAAATAGTATGCACATTTTtgcaattaattttttttttatataactatataattcttcataGCATTCTTTACTCTGTAATTCTTCTGAATTTAATAGtgaaatgttatttttactttcttcATTTACATACTCATCTGACATATTGAGAAATTCTTGTGTAAATTCATCAAACCATTTTTGTTGCAAATATTGTTCTATAATCATATGCTTTTTTGATAtccattttttccataaatctttttctttttctaaaaatgaaaatttttgattttcatttgaaaaatttcatttttaattgtacactattttttatggaatctttttcgtttttccattcatgtttcaaattattaaaccaattggtttttttcaatttttcagaaATATTACTATGTTCTTTTACCCATTTATTCCATagaattttttgtttttcaatattattaatgcTTTTAGTATTTTCCATTATCAGTTCTTCATTAGTCAAATTGCGATCTGTGCTATATTCCGCTTTTGCGAACAGTTCTAGgcataaatgtaaaaattcttttttttgtgttccCATTCTTCATTTCTGAATTCTTCCAGTACTTCCATATGTACTTCTATAATAGTTTTgaatctttctttttttctctttaatatatttgtattttttatagtgttatgttcatgtatttttaatttttttatgatttcttcatcatcataTAATGTGCTTTCTGTTTGAAAACGtgttaaatatttgtttttttttgtcagaAAGAGAAGGTAGCAGTATTCTAAGAAATCTCacttgttttctttttatgtttttcttttttttaaatatccCTATTAAAGCATACtgcaatataaaaaaaaaaattaaaaaaaaaaaaatagattcacaatattatttattacaattattataagtttatcatatttttaatcttctatatttgttttactttaataaaaagaaaaagtacaataataattacaagaCTTATTAAGATAGTTGATTTGTGTGCAACAGTTGGATTTTCTGCCTGAcctataattataatttaaatgtatatttaatgtaattaGTTCAAGAAcagaaaattaaatagtattaataCTACCTAAAATTTTAGAGGGCATAGAGTTATCAGGAAAATTTGAACTTCCAGATGATAATCGAATATTTTGATAATCGATTGGAGTTCCTGAGACGCCAAGACTTGTAGGCAAAGTTATAGATACAGGAGATTTTTGAGATTCTGTAGAAACAGCACTTTTAGGAAATACTGATAGTTTTGATTGTGTATGTTGTCCAGGATCTTCATGATCATCTTTAGTTTTAATAGATGAAGATTCAGGTGAAGATGTTACTGGGGATATAATTTGAGATTCCTTGGCAATTCCTTTTTCGAGGGCACTATGATCTTCATGTTGGGATCGTGATTGAGGTTCAGGTTGAGGTTCAGTTTCGAGTATATCAGGTGCGCGTTTTTGTTCTTGATCTTCACGCATTGACGCTCTTTCGCTTTCTTTTTTGGTCACTTCtggtaaatttttattttttgaattggACGTTGACCAGATTCTTTTTTGAACGGTAGATCTGCAATTAGGTAGTTTGTTAAAAGTTTTGGGATCAATTATATTGCATGTTTTTCTTCGACCTTTTTGcgttttttctattttataacaatttttaaagagttctttttttgtcgtgaaatacttttcttttccatCAATCCATTCATTATATGAGTCACATTTACTTGAATAATTACTATTAGACTTAGGGTTTCCCTGTGACTGCCTTAATTCATCCAGATagctttctcttttttcacAGAAATCAtctacattatattttaattctaaaatttCTAAATCATTTTGATTCATAATCAAAGGGCATCCTCCTAATTTATCTAGCTTCTTATAATGAGGATTTAACCATTCATATAATGATCTTTCCCATAATTCTCTTTGTGGTGCATAGTAATTTGGTGGATTCTTATTGTTAATTAGATAATTAGACAAATATAGGCATATATCCTTTAATGGTTCTTTATCTTTCTTAAGAATAAAgtcattaattttatctcTAATATGATGTACAACCcttctaaaatatatatcaccATAATATCTGTAATAGGTACTGCCATAAACCCTCAAATACTAAAttcaaaagaattattaagaattatttaagcACAAATTTTCATGTTTGTTTTACTATCAATTTTTATGTGGTAAATAAGAAATTCATGAATaaatttaagtatattaaaatataataactatTACCTTAGGTAAACATTTTTCCataataactatatattaGTACTGTAGTTCGTTGTAAATAGACATCTGaacgtaaaataaaaatttatatcattttatttatcaatgaggatattttaaataaaatatatcttaataaaaagaggtaattaaattatcatttacATAATAGTTTATATGGTCTCTATAATATAACtgaaaacaataatatttgttttatatgattgttatattcttttacattaaaaaaatacattttaactgaatgtatatattaatcatatttttataatacagtacagtaaattatatatctgcatataaaattcatattctcttttataaaaaaacgttcgaatagataaaaaaaaacaattacatataagtaacactaataaataatatagaattaACTGTCTAtgagtaatatatatatagtcttttttttctttttttctgaaaataaatagtctatatagtaaattattaatagagCTGAtactatgttttttttttaatgtgaTATCTgggtatttatttttgatatatgcattatagtaatatagctattttattagtacatttttatattatatacgtcCTACCTATAGAAcagaattaataatatataagtaatgcttaataatttttatgctggggtaaaatacaaacaactgacatatacatatgaaacttaaaaatatatataaataaattgcctaaaaattaattatttttaatacatattctAATAGAGAATATTTCAATAATAACATAgtataatgtacatatatatttttttacattttacgTCTTTTTGCCACTTTTGGATGTgaataatagaataaaaattaaattttatttaataaatttatatttatctatattaattaatgaacAAATGTTTAAATACTCATTAttagaacaaaaaattttcagtTATACTTATAGCAAAAAGGTTATACTATATGTTTAAAGAtaagttaaataaattatctaCTTGcactataaaataaaaacattataaacTACATGTGAATGAAATAagatattacattatataatataataagtattgaaatataacaaatatcattctgtaattattaatatata
This Plasmodium malariae genome assembly, contig: PmUG01_00_26, whole genome shotgun sequence DNA region includes the following protein-coding sequences:
- the PmUG01_00048800 gene encoding STP1 protein codes for the protein MEKCLPKYLRVYGSTYYRYYGDIYFRRVVHHIRDKINDFILKKDKEPLKDICLYLSNYLINNKNPPNYYAPQRELWERSLYEWLNPHYKKLDKLGGCPLIMNQNDLEILELKYNVDDFCEKRESYLDELRQSQGNPKSNSNYSSKCDSYNEWIDGKEKYFTTKKELFKNCYKIEKTQKGRRKTCNIIDPKTFNKLPNCRSTVQKRIWSTSNSKNKNLPEVTKKESERASMREDQEQKRAPDILETEPQPEPQSRSQHEDHSALEKGIAKESQIISPVTSSPESSSIKTKDDHEDPGQHTQSKLSVFPKSAVSTESQKSPVSITLPTSLGVSGTPIDYQNIRLSSGSSNFPDNSMPSKILELIMENTKSINNIEKQKILWNKWVKEHKKEKDLWKKWISKKHMIIEQYLQQKWFDEFTQEFLNMSDEYVNEESKNNISLLNSEELQSKECYEELYSYIKKKLIAKMCILFMMVLEDCKTEDFIKNEESHLDNSINDWKTDSNLGRKSDAPKQVIHVNATALEHRKNGQIRAQIGQKSFRQEIEEWIKEDDTGANYIYNENSVELSY